One window of Acidobacteriota bacterium genomic DNA carries:
- a CDS encoding S9 family peptidase — translation MRRWLRAGLAIVVCVGVAPVLMSHAQQKPTAGRALTIEDYYRIQTVGSPSLAPAGKWVSYSVSTRIEDDNSTRSETWVVPTDGSAPPRRLLHYGRDIASVRWTDDDRLAYAADRQEWTVDPQTPDVPPIKVAPSRPARGSSGRGGRGGAAGAGDGQQAASVPSPDGRWLASLLDAPLAKREAAVSTEFERRHEERFKGVTFDWKDFQRDGQPFPAPNLRARPAAHIVVAPAAGGDEKTLTTLDVRPSGLAWHPDGTRLVFLADSDWRDELKYESPDLWTVTVDGAVTRLTDDGFVYSDPKYSPDGTYLSYVRDPGTDLIIKQKLNHGGPSDLYVRPSSGGDPINLTANWDLEPGATRWSPDSRFIYFTAAIGGENHLFRVSVPAGRVEQVTKGPRRIGGLTFDKAMTRIAYTVGVHEAPLEVYVANIDGTGERRLTDVHKAIVAEIALSRAERLRWPSADGTEIEGWLMFPYGYDPKKGPYPLIVVSHGGPHAATGYNFDFKHQYFAANGYFVFDTNFRSSTGYGEAFKWATWGAWGDKDGQDVVSGIDYVLAHYPVDRKRVGHTGHSYGGFMTNWLITQYPDRFAAAITGAGITNWVSDYGTADIYRTKETEFFGTPWDPAARDRMIKQSPLTYAGAVKTPTLFIHGEVDQRVPYEEGEQMYFALRRQGVPARMIQYAGQPHGISGHWNNVHRMLNELKWWQTYLK, via the coding sequence ATGCGGCGGTGGCTTCGGGCTGGTCTGGCGATCGTGGTCTGCGTTGGCGTCGCTCCCGTCCTCATGTCGCATGCGCAACAGAAACCGACTGCGGGGCGTGCGCTCACCATTGAGGACTACTACCGCATCCAGACCGTCGGCAGCCCGTCGCTGGCCCCCGCCGGCAAGTGGGTGAGCTACTCGGTGTCCACGCGCATCGAGGACGACAACAGCACGCGCAGCGAGACGTGGGTGGTGCCGACCGATGGCTCGGCTCCGCCACGGCGCCTCCTGCACTACGGCCGCGACATAGCCAGCGTGCGATGGACCGATGACGATCGTCTGGCCTATGCGGCAGACCGGCAGGAATGGACCGTGGATCCGCAGACTCCGGACGTGCCGCCCATCAAAGTGGCGCCGTCGCGACCTGCCCGGGGCAGCAGCGGGCGCGGCGGGCGGGGTGGCGCGGCAGGTGCAGGCGACGGCCAGCAGGCCGCGAGCGTCCCGAGTCCTGATGGCAGGTGGCTCGCTTCGCTGCTCGATGCGCCGCTGGCGAAACGCGAAGCGGCCGTGTCGACCGAATTCGAGCGTCGTCACGAGGAGCGGTTCAAGGGCGTCACTTTCGACTGGAAGGACTTCCAGCGAGATGGCCAGCCGTTCCCCGCTCCGAATCTGCGCGCGCGGCCCGCGGCGCACATCGTGGTTGCGCCGGCGGCCGGAGGCGACGAGAAGACACTCACGACGCTCGACGTCAGACCGTCCGGTCTTGCCTGGCATCCAGACGGCACACGGCTCGTGTTCCTGGCCGATTCGGACTGGCGGGACGAGCTGAAGTACGAGAGTCCCGATCTCTGGACCGTGACCGTGGACGGCGCGGTCACGCGGCTCACAGACGACGGGTTCGTGTACAGCGACCCGAAGTACTCGCCCGACGGCACCTACCTGTCGTACGTGCGCGACCCCGGGACCGATCTGATCATCAAGCAGAAGCTGAATCACGGCGGGCCGAGCGACCTGTACGTGCGACCGTCGTCAGGCGGAGATCCGATCAATCTGACGGCGAACTGGGACCTCGAGCCGGGGGCCACGCGCTGGTCACCTGACAGCCGGTTCATCTACTTCACGGCCGCGATCGGCGGAGAGAATCACCTGTTCCGCGTGTCCGTGCCAGCGGGCCGCGTCGAGCAGGTGACGAAAGGCCCGCGCCGGATCGGGGGCCTGACGTTCGACAAGGCGATGACCAGGATCGCCTACACGGTTGGCGTACACGAGGCGCCGCTAGAAGTCTACGTCGCGAACATCGATGGCACCGGCGAACGTCGCCTGACGGATGTTCACAAGGCGATCGTCGCAGAAATCGCGCTCAGCCGCGCCGAACGGTTGCGCTGGCCGAGCGCTGACGGGACGGAAATCGAAGGCTGGCTGATGTTCCCGTATGGCTACGATCCGAAGAAGGGGCCCTATCCGTTGATTGTGGTGAGCCATGGCGGGCCCCATGCGGCCACCGGGTACAACTTCGACTTCAAGCATCAGTACTTCGCGGCGAACGGCTACTTCGTGTTCGACACGAACTTCCGCAGTTCGACGGGGTACGGAGAAGCCTTCAAGTGGGCGACGTGGGGTGCCTGGGGCGACAAGGACGGGCAGGACGTCGTCTCGGGGATTGACTACGTGCTGGCGCATTATCCAGTCGACCGGAAGCGAGTCGGCCATACCGGTCATTCGTACGGCGGCTTCATGACGAACTGGCTGATCACGCAATATCCCGATCGCTTTGCGGCCGCGATCACCGGAGCGGGCATCACCAACTGGGTCAGCGACTATGGTACGGCGGACATCTACCGCACCAAGGAGACCGAGTTCTTCGGCACGCCGTGGGATCCGGCCGCCCGGGACCGGATGATCAAGCAGTCGCCGCTGACGTACGCCGGCGCCGTGAAGACGCCGACGTTGTTCATCCACGGCGAGGTCGACCAGCGCGTGCCGTACGAAGAAGGCGAGCAGATGTATTTTGCGCTGAGACGGCAGGGCGTGCCGGCCAGGATGATCCAGTACGCGGGGCAGCCGCACGGGATCAGCGGCCACTGGAACAACGTCCACCGCATGCTCAACGAGTTGAAGTGGTGGCAGACGTATCTCAAGTGA
- a CDS encoding MscL family protein, translating into MKEFVAFLKQYGVIGLAIAVIIGGKANAMVTTVVDGILMPIITFFVPGGAWRTATFDLGPIRFLIGPVIGAGIDFLIVAWLVFYFSKKILKEEKVTKK; encoded by the coding sequence ATGAAAGAATTCGTCGCGTTCCTCAAGCAGTACGGCGTAATCGGTCTGGCGATCGCGGTCATCATCGGCGGCAAGGCCAATGCCATGGTGACCACGGTCGTGGACGGCATCCTGATGCCGATCATCACGTTCTTCGTGCCGGGCGGCGCCTGGCGCACGGCCACGTTCGACCTGGGACCGATCCGCTTTCTGATCGGCCCCGTGATCGGCGCGGGCATCGACTTCCTGATTGTCGCGTGGCTGGTGTTCTACTTCTCGAAGAAGATTCTGAAAGAAGAGAAGGTCACAAAGAAGTAG
- a CDS encoding prolyl oligopeptidase family serine peptidase — protein MRRRFPWRTFALFVCVIAVVGIVVSAQAPSTNKRPLTYDVVDYWKSIPSSKLSNDGKWLAYSVTSQAEDGELVVRNLATGQEFRHPRGTGATFTEDGRFLIFSIAQTKTEEEKERVATEAAGATGTGGEQTAGAGRGTSGRQAGGGQAAAAATAVQTTGGGQTAAAGQTTGRAGRSGRGGTGGGQTARNEPRTGMGVMTLADGKVTTVEKVGSFRVPDESSSWLAYYKGTGGAGGGGGRGGGRGGRGAGAAPAPAAGGRGGTAAQTTATGERRKDPGSDLILRNLATGEEKTIPEVSEYLFDTKGIWLAYATSSTDAAKDGAFLRHLSDGTIKTLLSGQGHYKSLSFDEAGQQVVFLSDAFEYDKPVSPYRLYYWKAADATPTKAGAAAKPATVVAKPAAPAMPAPEAAKPAVPAVAAKPAPEAAKPAVPAAAGEAAKPAAGGQAATGAAAEQAAPAKPVHVPPTGDAIELVSGVTTGMPKGMVVADFAPRFSRDGARIFLATGNPPAAPADPDNKPPALIQVDLWSSKDPIIQPMQKVRAEQERSRNYRAVVHLADKKFVQLATPELPTVNQGDDAVRAIGTSDLPYRMEISWDQAYNDVYLVDLKTGAPKQVLEHWGGSGTAMSPGGKYVIYFDERAGHWWTYRIADGARINLTEKLKVRFQQDPTTPDLPGPYGVGGWTANDQSVLLYDEFDIWEIKPDGSGARMITNGEGRKQDLVFRYRSLDPEERVVPAAKPMLLSATNDRTKAMGFYRMAPVDPPPPEKAGTPVKASGAASRITKAEPTASLVLFFAAPEKITMLDKAIGALAKASKGETIVFTLSRFEEFPDLWTSSDINFRDMKKISNANPQQSEFVWGRSELVDYINADGKRLRAILTKPDNFDPAKKYPLMVYIYEGLTQNLHSYAAPGVRHTINVARYVSNGYVILQPDIVYDTGFPGESAEKCVIPAVNTVVAMGYIDPKRIGIEGHSWGGYQITHLITRTDMFAAVEAGASVSNMISAYGGIRWGTGMVREFQYEKTQSRIGAAPWDAPLLYIENSPIFWVKKIKTPYLTIHNDADDAVPWYQGIEFNTAMRRLGKEAYMFTYNGEPHGLTNRDNMKHFTVHMDEFFDHYLLGKPRPEWMDKGVSFLDKGKRDVLPMFKKKGAEKAVAK, from the coding sequence ATGCGTCGGCGGTTCCCGTGGCGTACTTTCGCCCTGTTCGTCTGTGTCATCGCAGTGGTGGGTATCGTGGTCTCGGCGCAGGCGCCCTCCACGAACAAGCGCCCGCTGACGTATGACGTCGTGGACTACTGGAAGTCGATCCCCAGCAGTAAGTTATCCAACGACGGCAAGTGGCTTGCGTACTCGGTGACGTCGCAGGCCGAAGATGGCGAGCTCGTCGTTAGGAATCTCGCGACCGGGCAGGAATTCCGCCATCCGCGCGGCACGGGAGCGACGTTTACCGAGGACGGCAGATTCCTGATCTTCAGCATCGCGCAGACGAAGACCGAAGAAGAGAAGGAGCGGGTCGCGACCGAGGCCGCTGGGGCGACAGGCACCGGCGGCGAACAGACGGCCGGTGCTGGCCGCGGGACGAGTGGCCGACAGGCAGGCGGCGGCCAGGCGGCGGCAGCAGCAACGGCTGTGCAGACGACGGGCGGCGGTCAGACAGCTGCGGCGGGCCAGACGACCGGTCGCGCTGGAAGGAGCGGCCGCGGCGGGACAGGCGGCGGCCAGACCGCACGCAATGAGCCGCGGACCGGCATGGGCGTGATGACGCTCGCCGATGGCAAGGTCACGACGGTTGAGAAGGTGGGCAGCTTCCGCGTGCCCGACGAGTCGTCTTCGTGGCTTGCGTACTACAAGGGCACGGGTGGAGCGGGCGGCGGCGGCGGTCGCGGCGGCGGCCGTGGCGGGCGGGGAGCCGGCGCGGCGCCTGCCCCGGCGGCCGGGGGACGCGGCGGCACCGCGGCGCAGACCACCGCAACGGGTGAAAGACGGAAAGACCCGGGGTCCGACCTGATCCTGCGCAATCTTGCGACGGGCGAGGAAAAGACGATTCCTGAAGTGAGCGAGTACCTGTTCGACACGAAAGGCATCTGGCTGGCGTACGCCACATCTTCCACCGACGCGGCCAAGGACGGAGCGTTTCTCCGCCATCTGAGCGACGGCACCATCAAGACGCTGCTCAGCGGCCAAGGGCATTACAAGAGCCTGTCGTTTGACGAGGCCGGCCAGCAGGTCGTGTTCTTGAGCGATGCGTTTGAGTACGACAAACCGGTGTCGCCGTACCGGCTGTATTACTGGAAGGCGGCTGACGCGACGCCGACCAAGGCTGGCGCCGCCGCCAAGCCCGCAACGGTAGTGGCGAAACCCGCGGCTCCAGCCATGCCTGCACCAGAGGCCGCGAAGCCGGCCGTGCCTGCTGTCGCAGCCAAACCTGCACCAGAGGCCGCGAAGCCGGCGGTGCCTGCTGCGGCGGGAGAAGCTGCCAAGCCCGCGGCTGGTGGGCAGGCCGCGACGGGGGCAGCGGCCGAGCAAGCGGCCCCGGCCAAGCCCGTTCACGTGCCGCCCACCGGTGACGCGATCGAGCTCGTATCTGGCGTGACGACCGGGATGCCCAAGGGCATGGTGGTCGCCGACTTTGCACCGCGCTTCTCGCGCGATGGCGCCAGGATCTTCCTGGCGACGGGCAATCCACCCGCTGCGCCAGCCGATCCGGACAATAAGCCTCCGGCGCTGATCCAGGTTGATCTGTGGTCTTCGAAGGACCCGATCATCCAGCCGATGCAGAAGGTGCGCGCCGAACAGGAACGATCGCGCAACTACCGCGCCGTGGTTCATCTGGCGGACAAGAAGTTCGTGCAGTTGGCGACGCCGGAATTGCCCACGGTCAATCAGGGAGATGACGCGGTGCGAGCGATTGGCACATCCGATCTGCCGTACCGGATGGAGATCTCGTGGGATCAGGCCTACAACGATGTGTATCTGGTTGACCTGAAGACCGGCGCACCCAAGCAGGTGCTCGAGCACTGGGGCGGATCCGGCACCGCGATGTCTCCCGGCGGCAAGTATGTCATCTACTTCGACGAGCGTGCCGGCCACTGGTGGACGTATCGGATTGCCGATGGCGCGCGAATCAACCTCACCGAGAAGCTGAAGGTGCGCTTCCAGCAGGACCCTACGACGCCTGATCTTCCGGGACCGTACGGCGTGGGAGGCTGGACCGCCAACGATCAGTCGGTGCTGCTCTACGACGAGTTCGACATCTGGGAGATCAAGCCGGATGGGAGCGGCGCGCGGATGATCACCAACGGCGAGGGCCGCAAGCAGGATCTTGTCTTCCGGTACCGCTCGCTCGATCCTGAGGAACGTGTTGTGCCTGCGGCCAAACCCATGCTGCTCTCAGCGACCAATGACCGAACCAAGGCGATGGGTTTCTACCGCATGGCCCCGGTCGACCCGCCGCCGCCCGAGAAGGCCGGGACGCCGGTCAAGGCTTCCGGCGCGGCCTCCAGGATCACCAAGGCCGAGCCGACCGCCTCACTGGTTCTGTTCTTTGCAGCGCCTGAGAAGATCACGATGTTGGACAAGGCGATTGGCGCCCTCGCCAAGGCCTCGAAGGGCGAGACCATCGTGTTCACGCTCTCGCGCTTCGAGGAGTTCCCGGATCTGTGGACGAGCAGCGACATCAACTTCCGCGATATGAAGAAGATCTCGAACGCCAACCCGCAGCAGTCGGAGTTTGTCTGGGGCCGATCGGAGCTCGTCGATTACATCAACGCGGACGGCAAGCGTCTGCGGGCGATCCTCACCAAGCCGGACAACTTCGATCCGGCGAAGAAGTACCCGCTGATGGTCTACATCTACGAGGGGCTGACGCAGAACCTGCACAGCTACGCGGCACCAGGCGTGCGCCACACCATCAACGTCGCGCGGTATGTCAGCAACGGCTACGTGATTCTCCAGCCGGACATCGTCTACGACACTGGCTTCCCCGGTGAGAGCGCGGAGAAGTGCGTCATTCCCGCGGTGAACACCGTCGTGGCGATGGGCTACATCGATCCGAAGCGCATCGGCATCGAGGGCCACTCATGGGGCGGCTATCAGATCACGCATCTGATCACCCGGACCGACATGTTTGCGGCGGTCGAGGCCGGAGCGTCCGTGTCGAACATGATCAGCGCCTACGGCGGCATCCGGTGGGGCACGGGCATGGTGCGCGAGTTCCAGTACGAGAAGACGCAGAGCCGCATCGGGGCCGCGCCGTGGGATGCGCCGCTTCTCTACATCGAGAACTCGCCGATCTTCTGGGTCAAGAAGATCAAGACGCCGTACCTCACGATCCACAACGACGCCGACGATGCGGTGCCGTGGTACCAGGGGATTGAGTTCAATACCGCCATGCGGAGGCTGGGCAAGGAGGCCTACATGTTCACCTACAACGGCGAACCGCACGGCCTGACCAACCGCGACAACATGAAGCACTTCACGGTGCACATGGACGAGTTCTTCGACCACTACCTGCTGGGCAAGCCGCGGCCGGAGTGGATGGACAAGGGCGTCAGCTTCCTCGACAAAGGCAAACGCGACGTGCTGCCGATGTTCAAGAAGAAGGGAGCGGAGAAAGCCGTGGCGAAGTAG